A single window of Culicoides brevitarsis isolate CSIRO-B50_1 chromosome 3, AGI_CSIRO_Cbre_v1, whole genome shotgun sequence DNA harbors:
- the LOC134835218 gene encoding carboxypeptidase B1-like, which yields MDENNNNYDIFQKYQRYDAICKYLEFLCQKYPLRIRMEVIGQSYEGRDIKMVRISENFKLSRPCVFIEAGCHAREWISVATALNVIHQLVEKFADNQRCLKKMDFYIVPLLNPDGYEYSHEKNKQWRKTRRPNEGSSHKGTDINRNFDVGWKSAGRRPSLSNFRGPKPFSESETCALRDVLQLLKSTCKFYLAIHSYAKALLYPWACKKKLPDTWKKLHSLAKVGHDAIIKATGKRYIYGSTSSIVRRNVGGSSPDYAFSLQIPYVITIEMSGKSFHPPKNKIRELVAEGWIAVKEMALYVAKNI from the exons ATGGACgagaacaataataattacgaCATATTCCAAAAGTACCAACGTTACGATGcaatttgcaaatatttggaATTTCTGTGCCAAAAATATCCCCTAAGGATCCGGATGGAAGTTATCGGTCAATCGTACGAGGGGCGCGACATCAAAATGGTTCGAATTTCAGAAAACTTCAAACTTTCCAGACCCTGCGTTTTCATCGAAGCGGGTTGCCATGCCCGGGAATGGATCAGTGTTGCCACTGCCCTCAATGTCATTCATCAACTTGTCGAAAAATTCGCGGACAATCAACGATGCCTGAAGAAAATGGATTTCTACATTGTGCCACTCCTCAATCCCGATGGCTACGAGTATTCGCACGAGAAAAATAAGCAATGGCGAAAGACACGCAGACCGAATGAGGGTTCAAGTCACAAGGGTACAGATATCAACAGGAATTTCGACGTTGGATGGAAAAGTGCCGGGCGTCGACCGAGTTTGTCGAATTTTAGAGGACCGAAACCCTTTTCGGAAAGTGAAACTTGCGCATTGAGAGACGTGTTGCAACTCCTGAAATCAACATGTAAATTCTATTTGGCGATTCATTCGTATGCAAAGGCTTTGCTTTATCCGTGGGCTTGTAAAAA AAAATTGCCTGACACCTGGAAAAAGTTGCATTCGCTGGCAAAAGTAGGACATGATGCTATCATAAAAGCAACAG gCAAACGCTACATTTACGGAAGCACCTCGTCCATTGTTCGTCGAAACGTTGGCGGAAGTTCTCCTGATTACGCTTTTTCCCTGCAAATCCCCTACGTGATAACGATTGAAATGTCTGGCAAGAGTTTTCATCCGCCGAAGAACAAGATACGAGAACTTGTCGCTGAAGGATGGATCGCCGTTAAGGAAATGGCTTTGTATGtcgcgaaaaatatttaa